From Streptomyces yatensis, one genomic window encodes:
- the tkt gene encoding transketolase, whose product MSTKPTTTDLEWTDLDRQAVDTARVLAMDSVQKVGNGHPGTAMSLAPAAYLLFQKLMRHDPSDAEWTGRDRFVLSPGHTSLTLYVQLYLAGFGLELEDLRSFRTWGSKTPGHPEYGHTTGVETTTGPLGQGIANAVGMAMAARYERGLFDPEAPEGASPFDHTIWAIVSDGDLEEGISAEASSLAGHQKLGNIVALYDDNHISIEGDTATALSEDVLKRYEAYGWHVQRIEQAESGDFDIHALYAALKAAQAETERPSIIAARTIIAWPAPNAQNTEASHGSALGADEVAATKRVLGFDPEQHFAVDTDVINHTRALVDRGRQAHAAWDKKVQEWRNANPERAALFDRISAGELPEGWESALPVFEPGKDVATRKASGQVLKALGGVLPELWGGSADLAGSNNTTIDASSSFLPKGNPLPEADPYGRTVHFGIREHAMGSTMNGIALHGNTRVYGGTFLVFSDYMRPAVRLAALMKLPVTYVWTHDSIGLGEDGPTHQPVEHLSVLRAIPGLNVVRPADANETAIAWREITRRHSANPAPHGLALTRQNVPTYEASEDAAKGGYVLFEAEGGEPQVILIGTGSEVQLAVEAREQLQAAGVPTRVVSMPSVEWFEEQDRGYRETVLPPSVKARVAVEAGIGLTWHRYVGEAGRIVSLEHFGASADYKVLFREFGLTAEAVVTAARESLDAAGR is encoded by the coding sequence ACCGGCAGGCCGTCGACACGGCCCGGGTCCTGGCCATGGACTCCGTACAGAAGGTCGGTAACGGCCACCCTGGCACGGCCATGAGCCTCGCACCCGCCGCCTACCTGCTCTTCCAGAAGCTGATGCGGCACGACCCCTCCGACGCGGAGTGGACGGGCCGCGACCGCTTCGTGCTGTCTCCGGGGCACACCAGCCTGACCCTCTACGTCCAGCTGTACCTGGCGGGCTTCGGGCTGGAGCTCGAGGATCTGCGGTCGTTCCGCACCTGGGGCAGCAAGACCCCGGGCCACCCGGAGTACGGCCACACCACCGGTGTCGAGACCACCACCGGCCCCCTGGGCCAGGGCATCGCCAACGCGGTGGGCATGGCGATGGCCGCCCGCTACGAGCGTGGCCTGTTCGACCCGGAGGCGCCCGAGGGCGCCTCTCCGTTCGACCACACCATCTGGGCGATCGTCTCCGACGGCGACCTGGAGGAGGGCATCTCCGCCGAGGCGTCCTCGCTGGCCGGCCACCAGAAGCTGGGCAACATCGTCGCGCTGTACGACGACAACCACATCTCGATCGAGGGCGACACCGCGACCGCGCTCTCCGAGGACGTGCTGAAGCGCTACGAGGCGTACGGCTGGCACGTCCAGCGCATCGAGCAGGCCGAGAGCGGCGACTTCGACATCCACGCGCTGTACGCGGCGCTCAAGGCGGCGCAGGCCGAGACCGAGCGCCCCTCGATCATCGCGGCCCGTACGATCATCGCCTGGCCCGCTCCGAACGCGCAGAACACCGAGGCGTCGCACGGCTCGGCGCTGGGCGCCGACGAGGTCGCCGCCACCAAGCGCGTCCTGGGCTTCGACCCCGAGCAGCACTTCGCGGTCGACACGGACGTCATCAACCACACCCGCGCCCTGGTCGACCGTGGCCGCCAGGCGCACGCCGCCTGGGACAAGAAGGTCCAGGAGTGGCGGAACGCCAACCCCGAGCGGGCCGCCCTGTTCGACCGGATCAGCGCGGGCGAGCTGCCCGAGGGCTGGGAGTCCGCGCTGCCGGTCTTCGAGCCGGGCAAGGACGTCGCCACCCGTAAGGCGTCCGGCCAGGTGCTCAAGGCGCTCGGCGGGGTGCTGCCCGAGCTGTGGGGCGGCTCCGCCGACCTCGCGGGCTCCAACAACACCACGATCGACGCGTCCTCATCCTTCCTCCCGAAGGGCAACCCGCTGCCGGAGGCCGACCCGTACGGCCGCACCGTGCACTTCGGCATCCGCGAGCACGCCATGGGCTCGACCATGAACGGCATCGCGCTGCACGGCAACACCCGTGTCTACGGCGGCACCTTCCTGGTCTTCTCCGACTACATGCGCCCGGCCGTCCGGCTCGCCGCGCTGATGAAGCTGCCGGTCACCTACGTGTGGACGCACGACTCCATCGGCCTCGGCGAGGACGGCCCGACCCACCAGCCGGTGGAGCACCTCTCGGTGCTGCGCGCCATCCCGGGCCTGAACGTGGTCCGCCCGGCCGACGCCAACGAGACGGCCATCGCCTGGCGCGAGATCACCCGCCGCCACAGCGCGAACCCGGCTCCGCACGGCCTCGCGCTGACCCGGCAGAACGTGCCGACCTACGAGGCCAGTGAGGACGCCGCCAAGGGCGGTTACGTCCTCTTCGAGGCCGAGGGCGGCGAGCCGCAGGTCATCCTCATCGGCACCGGTTCGGAGGTGCAGCTCGCCGTGGAGGCGCGTGAGCAGCTCCAGGCCGCCGGGGTTCCGACCCGCGTCGTGTCAATGCCCTCGGTCGAGTGGTTCGAGGAGCAGGACAGGGGGTACCGGGAGACAGTGCTGCCGCCGTCCGTCAAGGCCCGCGTGGCCGTCGAGGCGGGTATCGGCCTGACCTGGCACCGCTACGTCGGCGAGGCCGGCCGCATCGTTTCGCTGGAGCACTTCGGCGCCTCCGCCGACTACAAGGTGCTCTTCCGGGAGTTCGGCCTCACTGCCGAGGCCGTGGTGACCGCCGCCCGCGAATCTCTCGACGCCGCAGGGCGCTGA